The Gillisia sp. Hel_I_86 genome has a segment encoding these proteins:
- a CDS encoding TonB-dependent receptor: MKKLFSAIFIFSFFFLQAQETFTINGVIKDVSSNETLYGVNILVSNLNSGVVTNEYGFYSIKLPPGTHTLTITYLGFKNEQVVLTITENATYNFSLTETSETLEEVVIIEDSERLNIRSAEMSVNKLGINTIQKLPVVFGEVDVIKSLLLLPGVSNAGEGSSGFNVRGGAVDQNLILLDEATIYNSSHLFGLFSVFNPDAIKNLKLYKGGIPSKYGGRVSSVLEIFQKDGNSKEFKANGGIGVISSRVLAEGPIIKDKGSFLIGGRSSYAHLFLKLSDNQNSAYFYDLNTKLSYRLDNNNTILFSGYFGRDVFNINESFKNTYGNAVFNLRWNHVLTDNIFTNLSLIYSDYYYGLTLDFVEFNWNSGIKNLNIKYGFDQYINDDFSLDYGMQNTYYEFNPGEIEPSTPTSGIIDYKLTKKYAFESALYISAKHEISENLSAEYGLRFSNFFRLGQSELNLYENNEAVVFNNDFKIYEKADPIGTKTLEKSKVEKYFWALEPRASLAYSFNNDQSVKLSYNRMIQYLHLITNTSSPTPLDIWSPSGKYIDPQVLDQFSVGYFQNLKNNNYSLEVESFYKYIKNRVNYIDGANLIANNAIEQVILPGKARAYGLELLLRKNKGRLTGWVAYTLSRSEQKTPGRTEMENGINNGNWYNTAYDKTHDISVTSSYQLNNTWELSSNFSYQTGLPTTFPTGQYRFEGFVIPVYAPRNSERLPAYHRLDIAATYTPTKNKGRKYQSSWNFGIYNIYARKNAVSLSFRNNDDTGQNEAVRLSLFGIIPSVTYNFKF; the protein is encoded by the coding sequence TTGAAAAAATTATTTTCTGCAATTTTTATATTCTCGTTTTTCTTTCTTCAAGCTCAAGAGACCTTTACCATCAATGGTGTAATAAAAGATGTTTCTAGCAATGAAACCCTCTACGGGGTGAATATTCTGGTATCCAATTTAAATTCTGGTGTTGTTACCAATGAGTATGGTTTTTATTCGATAAAATTACCGCCCGGCACTCATACATTAACAATCACTTACTTAGGTTTTAAAAATGAGCAAGTTGTGCTTACTATTACAGAGAATGCTACCTATAATTTTTCATTGACGGAAACTTCAGAAACCTTGGAAGAAGTTGTTATCATTGAGGACTCAGAAAGGCTTAATATTAGAAGTGCAGAAATGAGTGTTAATAAATTGGGTATTAACACCATCCAAAAGTTACCAGTGGTTTTTGGAGAAGTAGATGTAATTAAGTCCCTTTTATTGCTTCCTGGAGTATCCAATGCAGGGGAAGGCTCTTCAGGTTTCAATGTTCGCGGTGGAGCTGTAGATCAGAATCTAATATTGCTGGATGAAGCTACTATTTATAATTCCTCTCATTTATTCGGGTTGTTTTCTGTTTTCAATCCAGATGCGATCAAGAATTTAAAATTATACAAAGGCGGAATTCCATCAAAATATGGTGGGAGGGTTTCATCTGTTTTAGAAATTTTTCAGAAAGACGGAAATAGTAAAGAATTTAAAGCGAATGGCGGAATTGGAGTTATCTCCAGTAGGGTATTAGCCGAAGGGCCTATTATTAAGGATAAAGGTTCGTTTTTAATAGGGGGAAGAAGCTCTTATGCCCATTTATTCTTAAAATTATCAGACAACCAGAATTCGGCATATTTTTACGATCTAAACACAAAATTGAGCTATAGGCTGGATAACAACAATACGATATTGTTTTCTGGTTATTTCGGAAGGGATGTTTTCAATATAAATGAGAGTTTTAAAAACACCTACGGTAATGCCGTATTTAACTTAAGGTGGAACCATGTACTTACAGATAATATTTTCACAAACCTTTCCCTTATTTATAGCGACTACTATTATGGCCTTACGCTGGATTTTGTTGAATTTAACTGGAATAGCGGTATAAAAAACCTAAATATCAAGTACGGTTTCGATCAATATATAAACGATGATTTCAGTTTGGATTATGGAATGCAGAACACGTATTATGAATTCAACCCTGGAGAAATAGAGCCCAGCACTCCCACTTCTGGAATAATCGACTATAAATTAACCAAAAAATATGCGTTTGAAAGTGCTTTATATATATCGGCCAAGCATGAAATAAGCGAAAATTTATCTGCTGAATATGGACTGCGTTTTAGCAATTTTTTTAGATTAGGACAATCAGAACTCAATTTATATGAGAATAATGAAGCTGTAGTATTTAATAATGATTTTAAGATTTATGAAAAAGCAGATCCTATTGGTACAAAAACACTAGAAAAATCTAAAGTAGAGAAGTATTTTTGGGCATTGGAGCCACGTGCATCTTTGGCATACAGTTTTAATAACGATCAATCTGTAAAATTAAGCTATAACAGGATGATTCAATATTTGCATCTCATAACTAACACAAGTTCCCCCACGCCCTTGGACATTTGGTCGCCAAGTGGTAAATATATAGATCCGCAAGTATTAGATCAATTCTCCGTTGGATATTTTCAAAATTTAAAAAATAACAACTATTCTTTAGAAGTTGAAAGCTTTTATAAATACATAAAGAACCGAGTTAATTATATAGATGGTGCTAATTTAATTGCCAACAATGCCATAGAGCAAGTAATCTTGCCGGGAAAAGCCAGAGCCTATGGATTGGAACTTTTATTAAGAAAAAACAAAGGAAGACTTACTGGCTGGGTAGCTTATACCTTATCTCGATCTGAACAAAAAACACCCGGCAGAACAGAAATGGAAAATGGAATTAACAATGGGAACTGGTATAATACTGCCTATGACAAAACTCATGATATTTCAGTAACTTCTAGTTATCAACTAAACAATACTTGGGAATTAAGTTCAAATTTTAGCTATCAAACTGGCTTACCTACCACATTTCCAACAGGGCAATATAGATTTGAAGGTTTTGTCATTCCCGTTTACGCTCCCAGAAATAGTGAGCGCCTACCCGCATACCATAGATTGGATATAGCTGCAACATATACCCCAACTAAAAATAAAGGCCGAAAATATCAATCATCTTGGAATTTTGGGATCTATAACATATATGCTAGAAAAAACGCAGTGTCGTTAAGTTTTAGAAATAACGATGATACTGGGCAAAATGAAGCAGTACGATTGTCACTATTTGGTATCATACCATCTGTGACCTATAATTTCAAATTTTAA
- a CDS encoding DUF6095 family protein: MKHTNRELLGKGLKYLAGALPLTLLGPVVLYSAFHNKEHPYYIFVLIFGLLALVGAIILMFSGIKTIMKALFD, translated from the coding sequence ATGAAACATACTAATAGAGAATTACTTGGCAAAGGCCTTAAATATTTAGCAGGAGCACTTCCCTTAACGCTTTTAGGACCTGTTGTGCTTTATTCCGCTTTTCATAATAAGGAACATCCGTACTATATTTTTGTTCTGATATTTGGGCTTCTTGCTCTGGTAGGCGCCATTATATTGATGTTTTCAGGAATTAAAACAATTATGAAAGCTCTTTTTGATTAA
- a CDS encoding DUF4249 domain-containing protein — protein sequence MRALLNMGFFLMLLILSSCEEVVEVDLQESEPKLVVEASIIWEKESLGNNQYIILSSTTSFYNSENPPAEGANVIINSATEETYQFTEISPGIYENTNFKPELYKSYTLSINYKNEFYTASEKMIPVVDLENIEQTSNGGFNGNDIELKAYYSDPSEIKNYYLLKFFFENTSLQIYNDEFTNGNRTFAYFSDEDLKSGDQVNFEIQGVSERFYEYLYILSSQAGENNGGPFQTQPTTVRGNIVNTTTPENFAFGYFRLSQSDTLTYLVE from the coding sequence ATGAGAGCACTATTAAATATGGGATTTTTCTTGATGCTTTTAATTCTGTCTTCCTGTGAAGAAGTTGTGGAAGTAGATCTCCAAGAATCGGAACCAAAGCTGGTAGTAGAAGCTTCTATTATATGGGAAAAGGAATCGCTAGGAAATAATCAGTACATCATTTTAAGTAGTACTACCTCATTTTATAATTCTGAAAATCCTCCAGCAGAAGGTGCTAATGTCATAATTAATTCCGCTACAGAAGAAACCTATCAGTTTACTGAAATCTCTCCTGGCATATATGAAAATACAAATTTCAAGCCCGAATTATATAAATCGTATACACTATCTATTAATTACAAAAATGAATTTTATACAGCCAGCGAAAAAATGATCCCCGTGGTAGATTTGGAAAATATAGAACAAACAAGTAATGGAGGATTTAACGGAAATGATATTGAATTGAAAGCTTATTATTCAGATCCTTCAGAAATCAAAAATTACTACCTCTTGAAATTTTTTTTTGAAAATACTTCCCTTCAAATTTACAATGATGAGTTTACGAACGGAAATAGAACTTTTGCCTATTTTTCTGATGAAGATTTAAAATCCGGGGATCAGGTAAATTTTGAAATACAAGGGGTCTCAGAGAGATTTTATGAATATCTTTATATACTGAGTTCGCAAGCTGGAGAAAATAATGGCGGACCATTCCAAACTCAGCCAACAACAGTGAGAGGAAATATAGTAAACACCACGACCCCTGAAAATTTTGCTTTCGGTTATTTTAGATTATCTCAATCTGATACACTAACATACCTAGTTGAGTGA